A region from the Coffea eugenioides isolate CCC68of chromosome 9, Ceug_1.0, whole genome shotgun sequence genome encodes:
- the LOC113781977 gene encoding chlorophyll a-b binding protein 6A, chloroplastic: MAANTLMSCGIAAVSPSVLSSSKSKFATSLALPTSASSSSRFTMSAEWMPGEPRPPYLDGSAPGDFGFDPLRFGEVPENLERYKESELIHCRWAMLAVPGVLVPEALGLGNWVQAQEWAAIPGGQATYLGQPVPWGNLPTILAIEFLAIAFVEHQRSIEKDTEKKKYPGGAFDPLGFSKDPAKFAEYKVKEVKNGRLALLAVVGFAVQQSAYPGTGPLENLASHLADPWHNNIGNVIIPRSIYP, translated from the exons ATGGCAGCAAATACATTGATGAGCTGCGGCATCGCCGCCGTTAGCCCTTCAGTCCTCTCATCATCCAAGTCAAAGTTCGCCACCTCCCTGGCACTGCCCACCAGTGCTTCCTCCAGCAGCAGGTTCACCATGTCAGCTGAATGGATGCCCGGCGAGCCACGGCCACCGTACCTTGATGGCTCAGCTCCAGG AGACTTCGGCTTCGACCCACTTCGTTTTGGTGAAGTTCCAGAAAACTTGGAAAGATACAAGGAATCTGAACTCATCCATTGCCGATGGGCCATGCTTGCTGTG CCAGGGGTCCTAGTACCAGAGGCATTGGGTCTGGGAAACTGGGTTCAGGCTCAAGAGTGGGCAGCCATTCCAGGAGGACAAGCAACCTACTTGGGGCAACCAGTTCCATGGGGCAACCTCCCTACCATCCTGGCCATTGAGTTCCTTGCCATTGCTTTTGTAGAGCACCAGAGAAGCATTGAGAAAGACACAGAAAAGAAGAAGTACCCTGGTGGAGCCTTTGACCCGTTGGGCTTCTCCAAGGACCCTGCAAAATTCGCAGAGTACAAAGTCAAGGAAGTCAAGAATG GCCGCCTTGCCTTGTTGGCTGTCGTGGGATTCGCGGTTCAACAGTCGGCATACCCTGGAACTGGACCGCTGGAGAACTTGGCTAGTCACTTGGCAGATCCATGGCACAACAACATTGGAAACGTCATCATCCCCAGATCTATTTATCCTTGA